The following DNA comes from bacterium.
CACAAAAATTAGAGCAATCGAAAATCGAAATTTGAGAATATATGGAAAATGGTTCGATTGCGGTCAATTTTCGATTTTCTATTTTCGAACGGGAGTTTTATGATCGACTTACATACTCATTCATTTTTAAGCGACGGGGAATTGATCCCGTCGGAACTGGTTATTCGCGCCGAAAAGATTGGTTACAGGGCGATAGGTATAACCGATCACGTAGATTTTTCAAACTACAAGGATGTGATTAAATCGATATTGGAATTTCAAAAACGATTTCAAACATCTTTCAAAATTATTGTTATACCCGGCGCGGAAATAACCTATGTCCCGCCACCTTTAATTCCTGAATTTGCGAAAGAGATCAGAAGCTTTGGAATTAAACTAATTGTTGTTCATGGTGAAACTTTGGCTGAAACCGTTCCCGAAGAAACAAATTTCTATGCTTTAAAATCCGACATT
Coding sequences within:
- a CDS encoding histidinol phosphate phosphatase domain-containing protein, whose protein sequence is MIDLHTHSFLSDGELIPSELVIRAEKIGYRAIGITDHVDFSNYKDVIKSILEFQKRFQTSFKIIVIPGAEITYVPPPLIPEFAKEIRSFGIKLIVVHGETLAETVPEETNFYALKSDIDILAHPGLITYELVKTAKEKGICLEITSRKGHSLSNGNVAKLASEAGANIVINTDSHSPSNLITKEKAIKIGLGAGLNMKDVEKAFLNSENLVKKITNK